A window of Macrotis lagotis isolate mMagLag1 chromosome X, bilby.v1.9.chrom.fasta, whole genome shotgun sequence contains these coding sequences:
- the LOC141498306 gene encoding fatty acid-binding protein 5-like, whose amino-acid sequence MVLPEQLLGKWRLVESKGFDEYMKELGVGMALRKMAGVAKPDVIISESGDEITIKTESTIKNTLLTFKIGEKFEESTADGRKTQTLCTLENDALIQHQAWDGKESTITRKVENGKLLVDCVMNGVTCHRVYEKA is encoded by the exons ATGGTCCTTCCCGAGCAGCTGTTGGGCAAATGGCGCCTGGTGGAAAGTAAAGGATTTGACGAGTACATGAAGGAATTGG GAGTGGGAATGGCCCTGAGGAAAATGGCTGGAGTGGCCAAACCAGATGTTATAATCTCTGAAAGTGGGGATGAAATTACCATTAAGACTGAGAGCACCATAAAAAACACACTACTCACTTTTAAAATTGGTGAGAAGTTTGAAGAAAGCACAGCTGATGGCAGGAAAACTCAG actCTTTGTACCCTTGAAAATGATGCATTGATCCAGCACCAGGCATGGGATGGGAAGGAAAGCACAATAacaaggaaagtagaaaatggaAAGTTATTGGTG gACTGTGTTATGAATGGTGTGACTTGCCACAGGGTCTATGAGAAGGCCTAA